One stretch of Pelmatolapia mariae isolate MD_Pm_ZW linkage group LG3_W, Pm_UMD_F_2, whole genome shotgun sequence DNA includes these proteins:
- the LOC134624506 gene encoding LOW QUALITY PROTEIN: small ribosomal subunit protein mS40 (The sequence of the model RefSeq protein was modified relative to this genomic sequence to represent the inferred CDS: inserted 3 bases in 2 codons; substituted 1 base at 1 genomic stop codon) produces MATSMKYIATFLYRVSPSISHSVRQYQSRLQRLPARTCLSLSLFIHPRHLXCKAALLXDKAVAQATEALARYKDRPWDYLESXYGSNPVWADYRRNHKGGIPPYKTRKTCIGGDNICGNPCPICHDPNIIIHHQNVKLLQQFISPHTGMVLDSTRTGVCMKQQKKLNEAINTAQDHGLLPFQIPYVEYSGEDYSNSHDAVGSTPPPPALTLDGNWYKWYGGILPDENEVAKVKKTYKAYLK; encoded by the exons ATGGCTACCTCCATGAAGTACATCgcgacgtttttatatcgtgtGTCGCCTTCAATTTCACATTCAGTTCGTCAGTATCAGTCCCGTCTACAGAGACTACCTGCAAGGACATGTCTTTCTTTGTCTCTATTTATACATCCCAGACACTT CTGCAAAGCAGCATTGCTTTAGGACAAGGCTGTTGCTCAGGCTACGGAGGCTTTAGCCCGCTACAAGGACAGGCCTTGGGATTACCTGGAGA GGTATGGAAGCAATCCAGTGTGGGCTGACTACAGGAGGAACCACAAAGGAGGTATCCCCCCTTACAAGACTCGCAAGACTTGCATTGGAGGTGACAACATATGTGGAAACCCCTGCCCAATTTGTCATGATCCAAACATCATCATTCACCATCAGAATGTCAAGTTGTTGCAGCAATTCATTAGTCCCCACACTGGAATGGTGTTGGATTCCACTCGAACTGGTGTGTGtatgaaacagcagaagaagcTAAATGAGGCAATTAACACAGCACAAGATCACGGTTTACTTCCTTTTCAGATTCCATATGTGGAATATTCAGGGGAGGACTACTCCAATTCCCATGATGCTGTGGGCTCCACACCACCACCCCCAGCCTTAACTTTAGATGGCAACTGGTATAAATGGTATGGGGGAATACTTCCTGATGAGAATGAAGTGGCTAAAGTCAAAAAGACATATAAGGCTTACTTAAAGTGA